In Sporichthya polymorpha DSM 43042, a genomic segment contains:
- a CDS encoding TIGR00730 family Rossman fold protein produces MARICVYCASSEAIAPHYVDLAGEVGAVLAARGHALVSGGGSISAMGALARAARAEGAHTTGVIPQALLTWEVADHDADELVVTPDMRTRKGEMDDRSDAFLVLPGGIGTLEELLEIWVARTLRMHDRPVVVLDPDGLYDPLREQIRVLVDRGFMRPASADLLRWTTSVAEAFDAIEAELSAPAPAAAVDPAGTAADPSELLEAEP; encoded by the coding sequence GTGGCCCGGATCTGCGTCTACTGCGCCTCCAGCGAGGCGATCGCGCCGCACTACGTCGACCTCGCGGGTGAGGTCGGCGCGGTGCTCGCCGCCCGGGGGCACGCCCTCGTCTCCGGCGGGGGCTCGATCTCCGCGATGGGCGCGCTCGCCCGGGCCGCCCGTGCCGAGGGAGCGCACACGACCGGCGTGATCCCGCAGGCACTGCTGACGTGGGAGGTGGCCGACCACGACGCCGACGAGCTCGTCGTCACCCCCGACATGCGGACCCGCAAGGGCGAGATGGACGACCGCTCCGACGCGTTCCTCGTCCTCCCCGGCGGCATCGGCACCCTGGAGGAGCTGCTGGAGATCTGGGTCGCCCGCACGCTCCGGATGCACGACCGCCCCGTCGTCGTCCTCGACCCCGACGGCCTCTACGACCCGCTCCGCGAGCAGATCCGCGTCCTCGTCGACCGCGGCTTCATGCGTCCCGCCTCCGCCGACCTGCTCCGCTGGACGACCTCGGTTGCCGAGGCGTTCGACGCGATCGAGGCCGAGCTCTCCGCCCCGGCCCCCGCCGCCGCCGTCGACCCCGCCGGCACCGCCGCCGACCCGTCCGAGCTCCTCGAGGCCGAGCCCTGA
- a CDS encoding TIGR00730 family Rossman fold protein — MSEANNTSRPPERHRGPVVLRRRFTQSGTTDQRLLDSAGPTDWVHTDPWRVMRIQSEFVEGFGLLAEIGPAITVFGSARTPRDHAEYELSRQLGYELAQAGYAVITGGGPGVMEAANRGCVEGGGTSVGLGIELPFEQGLNSYVDIGIDFRYFFVRKTMFVKYAQGFVFMPGGFGTLDELFEALVLVQTGKVTRFPVVLVGTDYWAGLVDWLKTRMVEAGKISPHDMDLIEVTDDVERVVHIMKDADEERRRQEIEATDALADDIRAGQARAAHPYP; from the coding sequence ATGAGCGAGGCGAACAACACGTCGCGGCCACCCGAGCGGCACCGCGGGCCGGTCGTGCTGCGCCGGCGTTTCACCCAGTCCGGCACGACGGACCAGCGCCTGCTCGACAGCGCCGGCCCCACCGACTGGGTGCACACCGACCCGTGGCGCGTGATGCGCATTCAGTCCGAGTTCGTCGAGGGCTTCGGTCTGCTCGCGGAGATCGGGCCGGCCATCACCGTCTTCGGTTCCGCTCGCACGCCCCGCGACCACGCGGAGTACGAGCTGTCCCGGCAGCTCGGCTACGAGCTCGCGCAGGCGGGCTACGCCGTGATCACCGGCGGTGGGCCCGGTGTCATGGAGGCCGCGAACCGCGGGTGCGTCGAAGGTGGCGGCACCTCGGTCGGCCTCGGCATCGAGCTGCCGTTCGAGCAGGGGCTGAACTCCTACGTCGACATCGGTATCGACTTCCGCTACTTCTTCGTCCGCAAGACGATGTTCGTGAAGTACGCGCAGGGCTTCGTCTTCATGCCCGGCGGTTTCGGCACCCTCGACGAGCTCTTCGAGGCGCTCGTCCTCGTGCAGACCGGGAAGGTCACCCGGTTCCCCGTCGTGCTCGTCGGCACCGACTACTGGGCCGGGCTCGTCGACTGGTTGAAGACCCGGATGGTCGAGGCCGGAAAGATCTCGCCGCACGACATGGACCTGATCGAGGTCACGGACGACGTCGAGCGCGTCGTCCACATCATGAAGGACGCGGACGAGGAGCGGCGTCGGCAGGAGATCGAGGCGACGGACGCCCTCGCCGACGACATCCGGGCGGGCCAGGCCCGGGCGGCGCACCCGTATCCCTGA
- a CDS encoding C40 family peptidase yields MSLLTNAAGVTLAVALTAPLAAVAPGLGGPPEASAATTAPTVSTAERATTPPTRATRATRAQQRAEFGKRTVRVASRYQGVPYRSGGTTPRGFDCSGYTRFVLDKLGRNLPRTSQQQFNKAQRIKKPKRGDLIFFHSSGGRVYHVAIYAGNNRIWHAPRPGERVQRDKIWSKRWTAGRYF; encoded by the coding sequence ATGTCTCTGCTCACCAACGCGGCCGGGGTCACCCTGGCTGTGGCCCTCACCGCGCCTCTGGCCGCGGTCGCCCCCGGACTGGGCGGCCCCCCCGAGGCCTCCGCTGCGACCACGGCTCCGACCGTCTCCACCGCCGAGCGCGCCACGACTCCGCCCACCCGCGCCACCCGCGCCACCCGCGCGCAGCAGCGTGCCGAGTTCGGCAAACGAACCGTTCGCGTCGCCTCCCGTTACCAGGGTGTGCCGTACCGCAGCGGCGGCACCACCCCGCGCGGCTTCGACTGCTCGGGTTACACCCGCTTCGTCCTCGACAAGTTGGGACGGAACCTGCCGCGGACGTCGCAGCAGCAGTTCAACAAGGCGCAGCGCATCAAGAAGCCCAAGCGCGGCGACCTGATCTTCTTCCACTCCAGCGGTGGTCGGGTCTACCACGTCGCGATCTACGCGGGGAACAACCGCATCTGGCACGCACCGCGGCCGGGTGAGCGCGTCCAGCGCGACAAGATCTGGAGCAAGCGCTGGACCGCGGGCCGTTATTTCTGA
- the dapE gene encoding succinyl-diaminopimelate desuccinylase: MARDPGADLDLSTDVVTLTGDLIDRPSVSGTEGPLADAVERALRSCAHLTVDRDGDAVVARTNAGRAERVVIAGHLDTVPEAGNLAARFEGDRLYGLGACDMKGGLAVGLRLAATLTDPARDVTYVFYDNEEVAAELNGLGRLASAHPDWLAADFAVLMEPSNAGVEAGCQGTLRVEVTTRGTRAHSARSWKGENAIHAAGEILARLAAYTPRRPVIDGLEYREGLSAVGIRGGVAGNVIPDECVVTVNYRFAPDRSGDEALQHVREVLAGWEVACTDLAPGALPGLSRPAAAAFLAVTGKPPAPKFGWTDVARFSELGVPAVNFGPGDPSLAHSRDEFVPVAEVRECEEKLRAWLTA; this comes from the coding sequence ATGGCGCGCGACCCGGGGGCGGACCTCGACCTCAGCACGGACGTGGTCACCCTGACGGGGGACCTGATCGACCGCCCGTCGGTCAGCGGCACCGAAGGGCCCCTCGCCGACGCCGTCGAGCGCGCGCTGCGGTCCTGCGCGCACCTGACCGTGGACCGGGACGGGGACGCCGTCGTCGCCCGCACGAACGCGGGCCGGGCCGAGCGGGTCGTTATCGCGGGGCACCTGGACACCGTCCCCGAGGCGGGGAACCTCGCCGCCCGGTTCGAGGGCGACCGCCTCTACGGCCTCGGCGCCTGCGACATGAAGGGCGGCCTCGCCGTCGGGCTCCGGCTCGCGGCGACGCTGACCGACCCCGCCCGGGACGTCACCTACGTCTTCTACGACAACGAGGAGGTGGCGGCGGAGCTCAACGGGCTCGGCCGCCTCGCCTCGGCGCACCCCGATTGGCTCGCCGCCGACTTCGCCGTGCTGATGGAGCCGTCGAACGCCGGCGTCGAGGCCGGGTGCCAGGGGACCCTGCGCGTCGAGGTCACGACCCGCGGCACCCGGGCGCACAGCGCGCGGTCGTGGAAGGGCGAGAACGCGATCCACGCCGCGGGCGAGATCCTGGCGCGGCTGGCCGCGTACACGCCGCGGCGCCCGGTCATCGACGGGCTGGAGTACCGCGAAGGCCTGTCCGCGGTCGGCATCCGCGGGGGTGTGGCGGGCAACGTCATCCCCGACGAGTGCGTGGTGACGGTGAACTACCGCTTCGCGCCCGACCGGTCCGGCGACGAGGCCCTTCAGCACGTGCGTGAGGTTCTCGCCGGGTGGGAGGTCGCGTGCACTGACCTCGCGCCCGGCGCGCTGCCCGGACTGTCGCGGCCGGCGGCGGCGGCGTTCCTCGCCGTCACCGGCAAGCCGCCGGCGCCGAAGTTCGGCTGGACGGATGTCGCTCGGTTCTCCGAGCTCGGCGTCCCGGCCGTGAACTTCGGCCCCGGCGACCCGAGCCTGGCGCACTCCCGCGACGAGTTCGTGCCCGTCGCGGAAGTGCGCGAGTGCGAGGAGAAACTCCGCGCCTGGCTCACTGCCTGA
- the dapD gene encoding 2,3,4,5-tetrahydropyridine-2,6-dicarboxylate N-succinyltransferase, with the protein MTDTPAFSTSGAWGHGLATILESDGRILDTWYPAPALGAPDDSAPPPELVALAGKDDRRGVRLEVVTTVLGSLADAPVDASDVYLRLHLLSHRLVRPHTVNLEGQFGHLANVVWTNYGPCAPDDFETTRMRLRGNGPVQVFGVDKFPRMTDYVVPSGVRIADADRVRLGAHLAPGTTVMHEGFVNFNAGTLGTSMVEGRISAGVVVEDGADIGGGASIMGTLSGGGKTVITVGKGALLGANSGLGIPLGDGSVVEAGCYVTAGTKVTLPDGRVVAARTLANEPNLLFRRNSVTGAVEALARTGEWGGLNAALHAND; encoded by the coding sequence GTGACCGACACTCCCGCCTTCTCCACGTCCGGCGCCTGGGGCCACGGCCTCGCGACGATCCTCGAGTCCGACGGCCGGATCCTCGACACCTGGTACCCCGCGCCCGCGCTCGGCGCCCCGGACGACTCGGCGCCGCCGCCCGAGCTCGTCGCGCTCGCGGGCAAGGACGACCGCCGCGGTGTCCGGCTGGAGGTCGTGACGACCGTTCTCGGCTCGCTCGCCGACGCCCCCGTCGACGCGTCCGACGTCTACCTGCGCCTGCACCTGCTCTCGCACCGGCTCGTGCGACCGCACACCGTCAACCTCGAGGGGCAGTTCGGCCACCTGGCGAACGTCGTCTGGACGAACTACGGCCCCTGCGCCCCGGACGACTTCGAGACGACCCGGATGCGCCTGCGCGGCAACGGCCCGGTCCAGGTCTTCGGCGTCGACAAGTTCCCGCGGATGACGGACTACGTCGTCCCGTCCGGCGTCCGGATCGCCGACGCCGACCGGGTCCGCCTCGGCGCGCACCTCGCGCCCGGGACGACGGTCATGCACGAGGGTTTCGTGAACTTCAACGCCGGGACGCTCGGCACCTCGATGGTCGAGGGCCGGATCTCGGCCGGCGTGGTCGTCGAGGACGGCGCGGACATCGGCGGCGGCGCCTCGATCATGGGCACGCTCTCCGGCGGCGGGAAGACCGTCATCACCGTCGGCAAGGGCGCGCTGCTCGGCGCCAACTCCGGTCTCGGCATCCCCCTCGGCGACGGCAGCGTCGTCGAGGCGGGCTGCTACGTCACCGCGGGCACGAAGGTGACGCTCCCCGACGGCCGGGTCGTGGCCGCCCGGACGCTGGCGAACGAGCCCAACCTGCTGTTCCGGCGCAACAGCGTCACGGGCGCCGTGGAGGCGCTGGCGCGCACCGGCGAATGGGGCGGGCTGAACGCCGCCCTGCATGCCAACGACTAG